The Mesoterricola silvestris sequence GAGCTGAGCCTGGACGGCCTGGCCCTCCTGGGCGGGTCCCAGCTTTCGGACACCCACTCCTTCGTGGACCACACGGTCCCCCACGGCACCTGCCGCCAGGCCCACAAGGTCATCGCCGACGACGCCTCCCGGGCGGTGTTCAACGGCAAGGTCTTCGTGCGCCCCGGCGCCCAGGGCACCGACGCCCAGCAGCAGTGCCGCGGCCTCCTCCTGTCCCCCAAGGCCCGCATCGACACCAAGCCCGAACTGGAGATCTTCGCGGACGACGTGAAGTGCGCCCACGGCGCGGCCATCGGCCAGCTGGACCCCGAGGGCCTCTTCTACCTGCAAAGCCGGGGCATGGACCCCGCCCTGGCCCGCAACGTCCTCACCTACGCCTTCGCCGCCGACCTCCTGGCCCGCATCCCCGTGACCAGCCTGCGCCGCCAGCTGAGGCAGACCGTGCTGGCCCGCACCCAGTCCGGCACCCTCGAGGCCCTGTCATGACCACCGCCCTCATCCCCCTGGACGTCCCCCGCATCCGCCAGGACTTCCCCGTCCTCACCACGCCCTTCCACGGCAAGCCCGTGGTGTACCTGGACAGCGCCGTGTCCAGCCTCACCCCCCTGCCGGTGGTGGCGCGCATGGGCCACTACCAGTCCTTCGAGCACACCAACGTGCACCGGGGCGTCTCCACCCTCAGCCAGGAGGCCACGGACCGCTTCGAGGAGGCCCGGGAGAAGGTGCGCGCCTTCATCAACGCCCCCTCCACCCGGCAGGTCATCTGGACCCGGGGCACCACCGAGAGCATCAACCTGGTGGCCCAGACCTTCGGGCGCCAGAAGATCCACGCGGGGGACGAGATCCTCCTGTCGGCCATGGAGCACCACTCCGACATCGTCCCCTGGCAGCTCCTGGCCGAGGACCGGGGCGCCAGGATCCGGGTCATCCCCATGAACGACGCGGGCGAGCTGATCCTGGACAACCTCGAGGACCTCATCACGGACCGCACCCGGATCCTGGGCGTCACCCACGTGTCCAACGTCCTGGGCACCATCAACCCCGTGAAGGAGATCATCCGCCGGGCCCACGCCAAGGGCGTGCCCGTGCTGGTGGACGGCGCCCAGGCCGTGCCCCACATCCCCGTGGACGTCACGGACCTGGACGCGGACTTCTACGCCTTCAGCGGCCACAAGCTCTCCGGCCCCACCGGCATCGGCGTCCTCTACGGGCGCAAGAGCCTCCTGGAGGCCATGCCGCCCTGGCACGGCGGGGGCAGCATGATCCTCTCCGTCACCTGGGAGGGCACCACCTTCGCCGCCATCCCCGGCAAGTTCGAGGCGGGCACCCCCCCCATCGCCCAGGCCATCGGCCTCGGCGCCGCCATCGACTACGTGCGGGCCCTGGGCCTGGACCGCATCGCCGCCCACGAGCACGAGCTCCTGGCCTACGCCACGGAGCGCCTGAAGGCCATCCCCGGCCTGCGCATCATCGGCGAGGCCCGGGAGAAGGCCTCGGTCCTCTCCTTCGTGCTGGAGGGCATCCACCCCCACGACATCGGCTCCATCCTGGACCACGCCGGGGTGGTGGTGCGGGCCGGCCACCACTGCGCCCAGCCCGTCATGACCCGGTTCGGCATCCCCGCCACCACCCGGGCCTCCTTCGCCTATTTCAACACCCGGGCCGACGTGGACGCCCTCGTCTCTGGCATCCTGAATGTCCAGGAGATCTTCTCGTGAGCGACCCCCGGGAGCTGTACCAGCAGGTGATCATCGAGCACAACAAGAAGCCCCGGAACTTCGGGGACCTGGAAGCCTGCACCCACCACGCCCACGGCCTGAACCCCCTGTGCGGGGACGATATCGTCCTCAAGCTGGTGGTGGAGGACGGGGTCGTGCAAGACATCCGCTTCCAGGGCCACGGCTGCGCCATCTCCAAGGCCTCCAGCAGCCTCATGACCGTCAACGTCAAGGGCAAGCCCGTGGCCGAGGCGGAGGTGCTCGTGGAGCAGTTCCGCGCCATGATCCGCGGCGCCCTGGACACCGCCACCGACCCCAACGTCCTGGGGCGCCTCAGCCTCTTCCAGGGCGTGCGGGACCTGCCCAGCCGGGTGAAGTGCGCCGTGCTGCCCTGGGCCACCCTCCACAGCGCCCTCCATGGCGAAGACATCGTGAGCACCGAATAGGACGCGCCATGCCGAAGATCGCGGAAATCGAGTACACCCCCAATCCCAACGCCGTGAAGTTCCAGCTCAAGGAGCCCGTGGCCGCGGGCTTCCCCAAGGCCTTCCGGGACGCGGAGATGGCCGAGCACGACGACCTGGCCCGGGCGCTGTTCGCCGTGGGGCACGTGGTGTCGGTGTTCATGCAGGACAAGTTCATCACCGTCACCAAGGACGACGGCATGGGCTGGACCGAGCTCCTGCCCAAGCTGGCCCCCCCCATC is a genomic window containing:
- a CDS encoding aminotransferase class V-fold PLP-dependent enzyme; this translates as MTTALIPLDVPRIRQDFPVLTTPFHGKPVVYLDSAVSSLTPLPVVARMGHYQSFEHTNVHRGVSTLSQEATDRFEEAREKVRAFINAPSTRQVIWTRGTTESINLVAQTFGRQKIHAGDEILLSAMEHHSDIVPWQLLAEDRGARIRVIPMNDAGELILDNLEDLITDRTRILGVTHVSNVLGTINPVKEIIRRAHAKGVPVLVDGAQAVPHIPVDVTDLDADFYAFSGHKLSGPTGIGVLYGRKSLLEAMPPWHGGGSMILSVTWEGTTFAAIPGKFEAGTPPIAQAIGLGAAIDYVRALGLDRIAAHEHELLAYATERLKAIPGLRIIGEAREKASVLSFVLEGIHPHDIGSILDHAGVVVRAGHHCAQPVMTRFGIPATTRASFAYFNTRADVDALVSGILNVQEIFS
- the sufU gene encoding Fe-S cluster assembly sulfur transfer protein SufU; translated protein: MSDPRELYQQVIIEHNKKPRNFGDLEACTHHAHGLNPLCGDDIVLKLVVEDGVVQDIRFQGHGCAISKASSSLMTVNVKGKPVAEAEVLVEQFRAMIRGALDTATDPNVLGRLSLFQGVRDLPSRVKCAVLPWATLHSALHGEDIVSTE